A window of Nitrospirota bacterium contains these coding sequences:
- a CDS encoding molybdopterin-dependent oxidoreductase — translation MKIKRRDFLRASVAAGAAVALAGPSLNAFAAAPKPFAGEKVSGSTDAGKWVPSTCQGCTAWCPVEFFVQEERVVKVRGNQFSKANSGYVCPRGHLMIQQTYDPDRIKVPMKRTNPEKGKGIDPKFVPITWDEALNLVADKMLELRRAGNPEKLTYIRGRYSPTSTDLLYGTLPKIYGTGNYFSHSAICAEAEKMGPGYTQGFFGYRDYDLAKTRCLVAWGCDPLSSNRQVPNAINRLGDIFDRGTVITVDPRLSSIAAKSNEWLPLKPGEDGALAGALAHVLLTEGLWSKEFVGDFKDGKNLFKAGATLDEAAFMEKQTNGLIKWWNIELKDKTPAWAAKITLIPAKQIIRVARAMGKAGSACAVYMGPGVAMTPRGTYAAMSVYALNGILGSIETEGGVFQSSGSPTNKFPEIKDEFVDEVAKKGSKSKKLDGRGAKDMPAIMGGYTKKTEKDGKVTESVSANVVTNAIADGMLKDPAACQIMISSWTNFTFSCTGAQRWEKALAKVPFFVHMVTNASEMTQFADIVLPSTFAPTEKLSIVTNMANLHGHVSIQQPVAKTLWQVKAEETEVMWLLAEKLKAKGFANLYDYYASFEDPETKKKPTTSAEFAEIAAKITSSKVWDGKEKMKGDQITGWADFKKKGIYNSETYAYKKNWGKFKTDTKKFEFYSVTLKKTLGLFAEKHKTTIDDVLKSSGYEAQGELVFVPHYESPKRHGSEKDYPFTFIDYKSRLNREGRSQNTTWYQEFKKVDVGDVSWEDVAKINPVDAKKLGIKDGDKIRLTSTNGSITCSARLWEGVRPGTVAKCYGQGHWAYGRVAAREYGKTARGGNNNELMPSDFDRLSGATARNGGFTGVKIEKI, via the coding sequence ATGAAGATTAAGAGAAGAGATTTTCTGAGGGCGAGCGTAGCCGCCGGAGCAGCAGTTGCATTAGCCGGCCCTTCGCTCAATGCTTTTGCTGCGGCGCCCAAGCCGTTCGCAGGCGAAAAAGTCAGCGGTAGCACAGACGCAGGGAAATGGGTACCATCAACCTGTCAGGGTTGCACAGCCTGGTGCCCGGTGGAGTTTTTTGTGCAGGAGGAACGGGTCGTCAAGGTGCGCGGCAATCAGTTCAGCAAGGCCAACAGCGGATACGTCTGCCCTCGTGGCCATTTGATGATCCAGCAGACCTACGATCCTGACCGCATCAAGGTTCCGATGAAGCGTACCAACCCGGAAAAAGGCAAAGGGATTGACCCCAAATTTGTACCGATTACCTGGGACGAGGCCCTGAATCTGGTAGCCGACAAGATGTTGGAACTGCGCAGGGCCGGTAATCCGGAAAAACTTACCTATATACGTGGTCGTTATTCTCCTACATCCACAGATCTGCTTTACGGAACACTGCCCAAAATCTATGGTACCGGCAACTATTTCTCGCATAGCGCCATCTGCGCCGAAGCAGAAAAGATGGGTCCTGGTTATACTCAGGGTTTTTTCGGATATCGTGACTATGATTTAGCCAAGACCAGGTGTCTGGTGGCCTGGGGTTGCGACCCGCTCTCTTCAAACCGCCAGGTGCCAAACGCCATCAATAGGCTTGGCGATATATTCGACCGTGGCACAGTTATCACTGTTGACCCTCGTCTCTCCTCAATCGCCGCCAAGTCCAACGAATGGCTGCCGCTCAAGCCGGGAGAAGATGGCGCATTAGCCGGCGCTCTGGCCCATGTACTTTTGACTGAAGGGTTATGGAGCAAAGAGTTTGTCGGAGACTTCAAGGATGGCAAGAACCTGTTCAAGGCAGGCGCAACTCTTGACGAAGCTGCCTTTATGGAGAAACAGACCAACGGATTGATCAAATGGTGGAACATTGAACTGAAGGATAAGACCCCAGCCTGGGCCGCCAAGATTACCCTTATACCGGCGAAGCAGATCATACGCGTGGCCCGCGCCATGGGCAAGGCAGGCTCTGCCTGTGCCGTATACATGGGGCCTGGTGTTGCCATGACCCCCCGCGGAACCTATGCAGCCATGTCTGTTTATGCGTTAAACGGTATCCTTGGCTCCATCGAGACAGAAGGTGGGGTATTCCAGTCATCCGGTTCGCCTACCAATAAATTTCCTGAGATCAAAGACGAATTTGTCGATGAAGTGGCAAAGAAGGGCAGCAAGAGTAAAAAATTGGACGGTCGCGGCGCCAAGGATATGCCTGCCATTATGGGCGGCTATACCAAAAAAACGGAAAAGGACGGTAAGGTTACGGAAAGCGTCAGTGCAAACGTAGTCACAAACGCCATAGCCGACGGTATGCTGAAGGATCCGGCAGCCTGCCAGATCATGATCAGTTCCTGGACCAACTTCACCTTCTCCTGTACAGGAGCTCAACGCTGGGAAAAGGCTCTGGCCAAAGTTCCTTTCTTTGTGCATATGGTAACCAATGCGTCGGAGATGACCCAGTTTGCCGACATAGTCCTGCCTTCTACCTTTGCCCCGACAGAGAAACTTTCTATTGTCACCAACATGGCCAACCTGCATGGCCATGTTTCCATTCAGCAGCCGGTTGCCAAGACTCTCTGGCAGGTAAAGGCAGAAGAGACCGAAGTCATGTGGCTGTTGGCCGAGAAGTTGAAGGCCAAGGGTTTTGCCAATCTGTATGACTACTATGCCTCGTTTGAAGATCCTGAGACCAAAAAGAAACCGACTACTTCCGCTGAGTTTGCCGAGATCGCCGCAAAAATCACCAGCTCGAAGGTGTGGGACGGCAAGGAGAAGATGAAGGGCGATCAGATTACGGGTTGGGCCGATTTCAAGAAAAAGGGTATTTACAACTCCGAGACCTATGCGTACAAGAAGAACTGGGGCAAGTTCAAGACCGATACCAAAAAGTTCGAGTTCTACAGCGTGACCTTGAAGAAGACCCTTGGTCTTTTCGCCGAAAAGCACAAGACCACCATCGACGACGTGTTGAAGTCCAGTGGTTATGAAGCCCAGGGCGAATTGGTCTTTGTGCCGCATTACGAATCTCCAAAGCGTCACGGCAGCGAGAAGGATTATCCCTTCACCTTCATCGACTACAAATCGAGACTCAACCGGGAGGGCAGGAGCCAGAACACGACCTGGTATCAGGAGTTCAAGAAGGTTGATGTAGGGGACGTAAGCTGGGAAGACGTGGCCAAGATTAACCCGGTTGACGCAAAGAAGCTGGGGATCAAGGATGGCGACAAGATCAGGCTGACATCCACCAACGGATCCATCACCTGTTCAGCCCGTCTCTGGGAAGGTGTGCGTCCCGGAACCGTGGCAAAGTGCTATGGTCAGGGTCACTGGGCCTATGGTCGCGTTGCCGCCAGGGAATACGGCAAGACAGCGCGCGGCGGAAACAATAATGAGCTTATGCCGTCTGATTTTGATCGGCTTAGCGGCGCTACGGCAAGAAACGGCGGCTTCACCGGCGTAAAGATCGAAAAGATATAA
- a CDS encoding twin-arginine translocase TatA/TatE family subunit — protein sequence MFGLGLPELGIVLTIVIVLFGSSKLPQLGKSIGGVITNFRSSIAGKEDVESNVNKELK from the coding sequence ATGTTTGGATTGGGATTGCCGGAACTTGGAATAGTGCTTACGATTGTAATTGTACTATTTGGATCTTCAAAGCTTCCCCAACTCGGCAAGAGTATCGGCGGAGTGATCACCAATTTCAGGTCATCTATCGCAGGAAAAGAGGATGTCGAGTCAAACGTCAATAAGGAACTGAAGTAA
- a CDS encoding sigma-54-dependent Fis family transcriptional regulator: MKKTVLLIEDEKIMRVTLEDALKAAGFEVMAFETGGAAMQSFGDNSFDAAVTDVMLPDMNGFDIVREITSRSDTPVIVMTAYGTIKDAVEAMKLGAFDYITKPFSLDEFLLLVQRALEIKQLKEENVRLRKDLGKCYCGPNIIGESAEMRKVFSLVERVSASDATVLIFGESGTGKELVATTIHYQSGRKDKPLIKVNCAALPEGLIESELFGHEKGAFTGAAKKKPGRFELADGGTIFLDEIGDLPLPTQSKILRVIQERQFERIGGTTTLNVNVRIIAATNSNLEAQVKAGRFREDLFYRFNVIPITLPPLRNRKEDIPELIEFFMDKFRKKLSKNIRFSKDAVDLLIAFDYPGNVRELENIIERCVTLSTSEVISKEELPSFMLPENPSAKSLLLSDIAAGAEINHIRRVLHTTQGNKTKAAELLGISRKTLWEKMTSYRIE; encoded by the coding sequence ATGAAAAAAACAGTTCTGCTTATAGAAGATGAAAAGATCATGCGTGTTACGCTTGAGGATGCGCTCAAGGCCGCTGGATTTGAGGTCATGGCCTTTGAAACAGGCGGTGCAGCCATGCAATCATTCGGGGACAATTCCTTTGATGCCGCAGTAACGGATGTAATGCTCCCTGATATGAACGGCTTCGATATTGTAAGGGAGATTACAAGTAGAAGCGACACTCCCGTAATTGTGATGACAGCCTATGGTACGATCAAGGACGCCGTTGAGGCGATGAAGCTGGGCGCGTTTGACTATATCACCAAGCCCTTCAGCCTCGATGAATTTCTTCTGCTTGTCCAAAGAGCTCTCGAAATAAAACAGCTGAAGGAAGAGAATGTCAGGCTCAGGAAGGACCTCGGCAAGTGTTATTGCGGCCCCAATATTATCGGAGAAAGCGCAGAGATGAGGAAAGTATTTTCCCTTGTCGAAAGGGTCTCTGCGTCGGATGCAACTGTCCTGATTTTTGGCGAGAGCGGAACGGGTAAAGAGCTTGTTGCTACGACGATCCATTACCAGAGCGGGCGAAAAGACAAGCCGCTGATAAAGGTCAACTGCGCCGCGCTGCCTGAAGGTCTTATTGAGAGTGAGCTGTTCGGCCATGAAAAGGGAGCGTTCACCGGCGCGGCGAAGAAAAAACCCGGAAGGTTTGAGCTTGCTGATGGAGGGACTATCTTCCTTGACGAGATCGGGGATCTCCCTCTTCCCACGCAGTCGAAGATATTGAGGGTCATACAGGAGAGGCAATTTGAACGGATCGGTGGAACGACAACGCTGAACGTCAATGTCAGGATCATTGCAGCGACAAACAGCAATCTCGAAGCTCAGGTCAAAGCCGGACGGTTTAGGGAAGACCTTTTCTATCGCTTCAATGTGATCCCCATTACCCTCCCCCCACTCAGAAACCGCAAGGAGGATATCCCGGAGTTGATCGAATTTTTTATGGACAAGTTCAGGAAAAAACTCTCCAAAAATATCCGGTTTTCGAAGGATGCCGTTGATCTGCTTATCGCCTTTGACTATCCCGGCAATGTCAGGGAACTTGAAAATATCATTGAGCGGTGCGTTACCCTTTCCACGTCTGAGGTTATCAGCAAGGAGGAACTCCCCTCTTTCATGCTGCCGGAGAATCCGAGTGCAAAGAGCCTCCTTCTGTCCGACATTGCAGCCGGTGCCGAAATAAACCACATCAGGAGGGTTCTGCATACAACGCAGGGCAATAAGACAAAGGCTGCTGAACTTTTAGGCATCAGTAGAAAGACCCTTTGGGAGAAGATGACGTCCTATCGTATTGAATAG
- a CDS encoding HAMP domain-containing protein produces MNRLIRLLSRLGLQYKFILITTCAIIVVMSVVGFVAVEREKKILYAEVEKQGRLLGETLAIPIINDLIYERLGLVEEGGLLDNYILEIFNRKDTDLLYIAILDEEGKVISHNDITEYGKVYADALTQKALRGDSTVIQHFPGKEHNALDFGVPLSIGKKRWGTLKFGISLEKVEHEILATVKKIIALTIALVVAGFAIILLLSRRFISPIIQLANTMEQARSDYLDLRVDVKGHDELAVLGERFNSMIERIRQANEELKKTHEKLVQSEKLASVGILAAGVAHEINNPLGGIFNCLQMLRQNGGNPELREKYLDLVNEGLDKMENTVSKLLWMSRKAEHAPVEMNIRDSVDSVYSFLEYKLKKGKIAFSNDVPDDLRFVFDVHDFQQMLLNLFINAIHAMKDGGTLTVTGNKNASGMFIEVSDTGCGIEPENVSRIFDPFFSTKPVGEGTGLGLWLTYEIIRNYHGEISVESDVGKGSKFILRFPVPIPSPLRGEG; encoded by the coding sequence ATGAACAGGTTAATCAGGTTACTTTCCAGGTTGGGCCTTCAGTATAAGTTTATTCTGATCACCACCTGTGCGATCATTGTTGTCATGAGCGTTGTTGGCTTTGTGGCGGTCGAAAGAGAAAAGAAGATTCTCTATGCAGAGGTGGAAAAGCAGGGTCGACTGCTCGGCGAGACACTTGCCATTCCAATCATTAATGACCTCATTTACGAAAGACTCGGTCTTGTGGAGGAAGGCGGACTTCTCGATAACTATATCCTTGAGATCTTCAACCGGAAGGATACCGATCTGCTCTATATCGCGATTCTGGATGAGGAAGGCAAGGTAATTTCTCATAATGACATCACAGAATACGGCAAAGTTTACGCTGATGCACTGACGCAGAAAGCACTCAGGGGTGACAGCACGGTCATCCAGCATTTCCCTGGTAAAGAGCACAATGCTCTTGATTTCGGTGTTCCTCTTTCTATCGGCAAGAAGCGGTGGGGCACGCTGAAGTTCGGCATATCACTCGAAAAGGTCGAGCATGAGATCCTTGCCACAGTCAAGAAGATCATTGCTCTGACCATTGCCCTTGTTGTTGCGGGATTTGCAATAATTCTGCTTTTAAGCAGAAGGTTCATAAGCCCCATAATCCAGCTTGCAAATACCATGGAGCAGGCGCGGAGCGACTATCTCGATCTCAGAGTTGACGTAAAGGGTCATGACGAATTGGCTGTCCTTGGCGAGAGGTTCAACAGCATGATCGAGAGGATCAGGCAGGCGAATGAGGAACTGAAAAAGACCCATGAAAAACTTGTCCAGTCCGAAAAGCTCGCCTCTGTCGGAATACTTGCTGCCGGCGTTGCCCATGAGATCAATAACCCCCTTGGCGGTATATTCAACTGTCTCCAGATGCTCAGGCAGAACGGCGGGAACCCTGAACTGAGAGAGAAATACCTGGATCTCGTCAATGAAGGGCTGGACAAGATGGAAAATACCGTCAGCAAGCTCTTATGGATGTCCCGGAAGGCCGAGCATGCGCCCGTTGAAATGAACATCAGGGACTCTGTGGACAGTGTTTATTCTTTTCTTGAGTACAAACTGAAAAAAGGCAAGATCGCATTCAGCAATGATGTGCCTGATGACCTTCGTTTCGTCTTTGACGTGCACGATTTTCAGCAGATGCTTTTGAACCTCTTTATTAATGCGATTCATGCGATGAAAGATGGCGGAACTCTTACGGTCACAGGCAACAAGAATGCTTCAGGGATGTTCATCGAGGTTTCGGACACAGGCTGTGGAATCGAGCCTGAGAATGTCAGCAGGATATTCGATCCCTTCTTCTCCACCAAGCCTGTTGGCGAGGGGACCGGTCTGGGGCTCTGGTTGACCTATGAGATTATCAGGAATTACCATGGTGAAATTTCGGTGGAAAGCGATGTAGGGAAAGGCAGTAAATTCATTCTGCGTTTTCCGGTCCCAATTCCCTCGCCCCTTCGGGGAGAGGGTTAG
- the phnD gene encoding phosphate/phosphite/phosphonate ABC transporter substrate-binding protein translates to MLKKYLFISLLLSSALLICFPQTVSSQKNDVIKIGVASMITPVDAVKYYQDVIDYIGEQIGQPVQMVHRRTYDEMDSLLEKGEIKIAFICSAPYVKNREQFGIELLVAPSVSGKPLYHSYIIVHNDSSMKTFPELKGKVFAFTDPKSNTGKLYPTYLLKTMGFTPEKFFNRFLYSYSHNKSVEMVAKKIVDSAAVESIVYDHMLKTGSPYAKQTKVIKRSPPYGIPPVVVTKDIDISIRKKVKNAFLSMQNTPKGKAILAAMMIDGFVEVPDRNYDTIREMERAVTLSSKATGKIKEKKTVYFGVIPRDNPRIMYEKYQPLLDYLASRTPYTYELVLKKNYEETVTALGNGDMDIALLGPLTYLEAHSKYGAISILKPKGGDGTSSYRSVIIKKKDSPVKNLSELKGKSVAFASTKSTSGNLMPRYLLASSGIHLSDLSSYANFDYHDSVVKAILKGQYTAGAVRDSTARKYMKLGIETIAESEMIPTGPLVAGPGTPYAVIENIRKALLELTPQDSSGQNVLRRLDEDYKNGFVEASDKDYSDIRSKINAVPQTCGRGCHPKIRL, encoded by the coding sequence ATGTTAAAGAAATATCTGTTTATAAGTCTGCTCCTATCCTCTGCCCTGCTCATCTGTTTTCCGCAGACCGTGTCTTCTCAAAAGAACGATGTGATCAAGATCGGCGTTGCCTCGATGATAACGCCGGTCGATGCGGTTAAATACTATCAGGACGTCATCGATTATATCGGTGAGCAGATCGGTCAACCGGTCCAGATGGTCCACAGACGGACGTATGATGAAATGGACTCTCTGCTCGAAAAGGGCGAGATCAAGATAGCCTTCATCTGCTCGGCCCCGTATGTAAAGAACCGTGAACAGTTCGGGATCGAGCTTCTTGTCGCGCCGAGTGTGAGCGGCAAACCCTTGTATCACTCCTATATCATTGTGCATAATGACAGCTCCATGAAGACCTTCCCGGAACTTAAAGGAAAGGTCTTTGCCTTTACAGACCCCAAGTCCAATACCGGCAAGCTCTATCCGACATACCTGTTAAAGACGATGGGATTTACGCCTGAAAAGTTTTTTAATAGATTTCTCTACAGCTACAGCCACAATAAATCGGTTGAGATGGTCGCAAAGAAGATCGTGGATAGTGCTGCGGTCGAAAGCATTGTATATGATCACATGCTCAAGACCGGTTCTCCCTACGCCAAACAGACAAAGGTCATTAAGCGGTCTCCGCCCTATGGGATACCTCCTGTGGTTGTGACAAAGGATATTGATATTTCAATCAGGAAAAAAGTAAAAAACGCCTTCCTCTCCATGCAGAATACACCAAAGGGCAAAGCGATCCTCGCTGCCATGATGATAGATGGCTTTGTCGAGGTTCCTGACAGGAACTACGACACCATCAGGGAGATGGAGCGTGCTGTTACACTTAGCTCAAAGGCCACAGGGAAGATAAAGGAAAAAAAGACCGTTTATTTTGGCGTCATCCCGAGGGACAATCCGAGGATCATGTATGAGAAGTATCAACCTCTTCTCGATTATCTTGCATCGAGAACGCCTTATACCTATGAACTCGTTCTGAAGAAGAATTATGAGGAGACCGTGACAGCCCTTGGAAACGGAGATATGGATATTGCGCTGCTCGGCCCGCTCACCTATCTTGAGGCACATTCAAAATACGGAGCGATCAGTATCTTAAAGCCGAAGGGGGGGGACGGCACTTCAAGTTACAGAAGCGTTATCATTAAAAAGAAGGACTCTCCTGTAAAAAATCTCTCCGAACTCAAGGGGAAAAGCGTTGCCTTTGCCTCTACCAAATCCACCTCAGGCAATCTCATGCCCCGCTACCTGCTCGCAAGTTCGGGAATTCATCTGAGCGATCTGAGCAGTTACGCAAATTTCGATTACCACGATTCTGTTGTAAAGGCCATACTGAAAGGGCAATATACTGCGGGCGCTGTTCGGGATTCGACGGCAAGGAAGTATATGAAACTCGGGATCGAAACCATTGCCGAATCGGAAATGATCCCCACAGGGCCGCTGGTCGCAGGCCCAGGCACTCCCTATGCAGTCATAGAAAACATCAGGAAGGCGCTTCTTGAACTAACCCCTCAGGACAGCAGCGGCCAAAACGTATTGAGACGCCTGGATGAAGACTATAAGAACGGTTTTGTTGAGGCATCCGATAAAGATTATAGTGATATACGATCGAAGATCAATGCTGTCCCTCAAACGTGCGGCAGGGGCTGCCATCCGAAGATAAGATTATGA
- a CDS encoding HAMP domain-containing protein produces the protein MTNIKDVKKGLKFRILAVVVSILTIGIIIASIMSISIQKATLYSITEINTRRTANIILRNLETAMIEGRSDIILKVIEGAAGTEGMESIDIVDSDGRPAFHNKNAAGAEDAAMKELKSGKERLILREPQRFVYYLALRNAQTCHACHDKNKPVLGAVRIVVNIGSEYKKAMSLITLVILITVSAAIFFSVILWFMLRKMVIRPVQSIEAAAVKIAEGDLTFKIDSAADDEIGRAGRLLGESFQSFERILLRIKGLSQQILTVVREVDNQIQEVLRGANKEAEATESISSAIRDMNATTALIAAKTHDLASSAERSSGSIEHMVQNISEINASMQQLGGVVDTTTIEIEHISESVMELSNRSTDLYGSSEETAAAISEIAQLSKDIEIESRESAIISAQVTTEAGALGMSSIAKTLHGMKEIDSSVKLTGQRIEALLTRSREIEKVLHVIQNVNSEINLLSLNAAILSSQAGVHGKGFSVVAFEMKELSDRTEMSTKEIAALIHDIQEDVRNANQSMKKGISAVDEGMKLAHDTEKAFSTVLSSSTRSSEMTLSIKKSAENQTMAAERVLETTRRVQEMVGIIVQAILEQTEGVFRLKDASQHLKTLSGEVSRAANEQASSSREITGTTRLVSESSQEISESLIEHNKGTEKIYQSIELVKDIPVESRELALQVISTINNLNKDAELLLEEIKRFHFSSDKEK, from the coding sequence ATGACCAATATAAAAGATGTAAAAAAAGGCCTCAAATTCAGGATCCTTGCTGTCGTCGTATCCATACTGACGATCGGCATCATTATCGCTTCGATCATGTCAATTTCGATCCAAAAGGCCACTCTCTACAGCATTACCGAGATCAATACCCGCAGAACGGCAAATATCATTCTTCGCAATCTCGAGACAGCCATGATCGAAGGACGCAGCGACATCATACTGAAGGTCATTGAGGGGGCCGCCGGAACGGAAGGCATGGAGTCCATAGATATTGTTGATTCCGACGGTCGTCCGGCTTTTCATAATAAAAATGCGGCGGGAGCCGAAGATGCAGCAATGAAAGAACTGAAGTCTGGAAAAGAGCGTCTCATCCTTAGAGAGCCGCAGCGGTTTGTTTACTATCTGGCGCTTCGAAACGCTCAAACGTGCCATGCCTGTCATGATAAGAACAAACCGGTGTTAGGTGCGGTACGCATTGTTGTCAACATAGGGAGCGAGTATAAAAAAGCGATGTCCCTGATAACACTCGTTATCCTGATCACGGTCAGCGCCGCTATCTTCTTCAGCGTTATTCTCTGGTTCATGCTCAGGAAGATGGTCATCCGGCCCGTACAGTCAATTGAAGCTGCCGCGGTCAAGATTGCAGAAGGAGATCTCACGTTTAAGATCGACTCTGCAGCGGACGACGAAATTGGCAGAGCCGGCCGGCTTCTTGGAGAATCATTTCAGAGTTTCGAACGGATACTCCTGAGGATCAAAGGACTTTCCCAGCAGATACTGACGGTAGTCAGAGAAGTTGATAACCAGATTCAGGAAGTGCTGCGGGGTGCGAATAAAGAGGCAGAGGCGACCGAGAGCATATCGTCAGCGATCAGGGATATGAATGCAACAACCGCTCTTATTGCAGCAAAAACCCATGACCTGGCCAGTTCTGCCGAGCGCTCGTCCGGTTCCATTGAACATATGGTCCAGAACATAAGCGAGATCAACGCAAGTATGCAGCAACTGGGCGGCGTTGTCGATACAACAACAATTGAGATCGAGCACATTTCCGAATCCGTGATGGAGTTGTCGAACCGGTCAACAGACCTTTATGGTTCATCGGAGGAGACAGCCGCTGCAATTTCTGAAATAGCGCAGCTTTCAAAGGACATCGAGATAGAATCACGGGAATCAGCCATTATTTCAGCGCAGGTAACAACAGAGGCGGGTGCTCTCGGTATGTCCTCGATAGCCAAGACCCTGCATGGCATGAAGGAAATAGACTCCTCGGTCAAGCTTACCGGGCAGCGTATCGAGGCTCTCCTGACGAGATCACGCGAGATCGAGAAAGTGCTTCACGTCATTCAGAATGTTAACAGCGAGATAAACCTGCTGTCCCTGAATGCTGCTATCCTGTCATCCCAGGCAGGCGTTCATGGTAAAGGCTTCTCTGTTGTTGCCTTTGAAATGAAAGAACTGTCGGACCGTACAGAAATGTCGACAAAGGAGATCGCAGCACTGATCCATGACATACAGGAAGATGTGCGAAATGCCAATCAATCCATGAAAAAAGGCATCAGTGCGGTCGATGAAGGCATGAAGCTCGCGCATGATACTGAAAAGGCGTTTAGCACGGTCTTAAGCAGTTCTACGCGGTCATCCGAAATGACGCTGTCCATAAAAAAGTCTGCCGAGAACCAGACGATGGCAGCGGAGAGAGTTCTCGAAACGACACGGAGGGTTCAGGAGATGGTCGGTATTATTGTGCAGGCCATTTTAGAGCAGACCGAAGGGGTATTCCGATTAAAGGACGCGTCCCAGCACCTGAAAACCCTTTCAGGGGAGGTCAGTCGTGCAGCAAACGAACAGGCCTCAAGCAGTCGTGAGATCACCGGAACCACCAGACTTGTTTCTGAAAGCAGCCAGGAGATCTCTGAATCACTTATTGAACATAACAAGGGAACTGAAAAAATTTATCAGAGCATTGAGTTGGTCAAGGACATCCCCGTTGAAAGCCGGGAACTTGCACTGCAGGTCATATCTACGATCAATAACCTCAACAAGGATGCAGAGCTTCTTCTGGAGGAGATCAAGAGATTTCATTTTTCATCTGACAAAGAGAAATAA
- a CDS encoding DNA-3-methyladenine glycosylase I: MPAENIYDKTPLIERCRCPWVDLSKPDYVEYHDKEWGVPTYDDRTIFEFLTLEAAQAGLSWYTVLRKRDNYRKAYKGFDPEKVARFKAADVERLIQDPGIIRNRLKIESSINNARRFLEVRKELGSFSNYIWGFVDHTPKINTIKKLADYAATSDESDALSRDLKKRGFKFVGSTICYAHMQATGMVNDHSIDCFRRKEIIGSATP; the protein is encoded by the coding sequence ATGCCTGCTGAGAACATATATGATAAAACGCCTCTCATCGAACGTTGCCGCTGTCCCTGGGTCGATCTGTCCAAACCGGATTATGTCGAGTATCACGATAAGGAATGGGGTGTTCCAACATATGATGACAGGACCATCTTTGAATTCCTGACCCTGGAGGCAGCCCAGGCTGGTCTGAGCTGGTACACGGTCTTGCGCAAGCGGGATAATTACCGGAAGGCCTATAAAGGGTTTGATCCTGAAAAGGTGGCACGGTTCAAGGCAGCAGATGTTGAGCGGCTGATCCAGGACCCTGGCATAATCAGAAACCGTCTGAAGATCGAGTCCTCAATAAACAATGCCCGCAGATTTCTTGAGGTCCGGAAGGAACTCGGCAGCTTTTCGAATTATATATGGGGCTTTGTGGACCATACGCCGAAGATAAACACCATAAAAAAGCTGGCCGATTATGCAGCAACAAGTGATGAGTCGGATGCATTGAGCCGTGACCTGAAGAAGAGAGGATTCAAATTTGTGGGGTCAACGATCTGCTATGCACATATGCAGGCCACGGGTATGGTAAATGACCATTCGATCGACTGCTTTAGAAGAAAAGAGATAATCGGATCCGCCACACCATAA
- a CDS encoding DUF3786 domain-containing protein, with protein sequence MIAIYKKLPCTNCGKCGEATCMAFAMKVKKELASLGDCPFTEAVMPEEAQPQPAATGFSNYEQVSDELEKKALKVDFRAAAGSLGAEYQYCGGRETLSLKMLTRDYEVRKDGLFMDNKYCRDAWTKIIVYDYIRRQGRTPLTGEWISLGNFPHTASHVKAFQASAKKKVAETFGNDFNGLKQRSAEMGGREIEGRIKADFTGCFDLLPRVPLYLLFWQADEEFDPDCKILFDSGAEDHIDIEYLAYLLELFVKELTGDER encoded by the coding sequence ATGATAGCCATATACAAAAAACTTCCGTGTACGAACTGCGGCAAATGCGGAGAAGCAACCTGCATGGCCTTTGCGATGAAGGTGAAGAAAGAGCTGGCAAGCCTGGGAGATTGTCCTTTTACCGAAGCCGTCATGCCCGAAGAAGCGCAGCCCCAGCCGGCTGCAACAGGATTCAGTAATTATGAACAGGTGAGCGATGAGCTCGAAAAAAAGGCGCTGAAGGTTGACTTCAGGGCTGCGGCAGGATCTCTGGGGGCAGAATATCAGTATTGTGGCGGCAGAGAAACGTTAAGTCTGAAGATGCTCACCCGGGATTACGAGGTCCGTAAGGACGGGCTTTTCATGGACAATAAGTACTGCCGCGATGCATGGACAAAGATCATTGTTTATGACTATATCCGCAGGCAGGGCAGAACACCGCTTACCGGAGAATGGATCAGCCTCGGCAATTTCCCCCATACTGCCTCGCACGTCAAGGCCTTTCAGGCCAGCGCGAAGAAGAAAGTGGCGGAGACCTTCGGAAACGATTTTAACGGTTTAAAGCAACGCTCTGCTGAAATGGGAGGGAGAGAGATCGAGGGCAGGATAAAGGCCGATTTTACCGGCTGTTTTGATCTTCTTCCCCGCGTTCCGCTCTATCTTTTGTTCTGGCAGGCTGATGAAGAATTTGATCCTGACTGCAAGATCCTGTTCGACAGCGGTGCAGAAGACCATATAGATATCGAATACCTTGCCTATCTTCTGGAGCTGTTCGTGAAGGAGTTGACAGGCGATGAACGTTAG